In the genome of Olsenella profusa DSM 13989, one region contains:
- a CDS encoding IS3 family transposase, whose product MEDGVYSLEQRTRAVELYIKYGFKATATIRELGYPSRAQLVGWYREWQDNGGALRGRNLERYSEGQRRAAVNHYLEHGRCNAYTRRELGYPGSTQKLREWIDELAPGERRTAEPRTFTLEEKQKAVTALVRRAGSAQQIADEVGSTRCTLYKWKRELLPEKEPPMPDTSNAVSNGASDAGAARAAPVTQTEIDALEARKAELEKELRQLELKRDILEGALEILGKGTGADPANELTNREKTLLIESLRPKWRLCELLSALDMARSSHQYQLSAIAAGDRDAGARELVCAVFNANDGAYGRRRIHDELEARGHVIGERRIGRIMAEEKLEAHGKAKPGKAYSSYKGEVSEHPGNKVCQDFEAGLPNFLWLTDVTQLSIPAGKLYLSPVLDCFDGAIVSWTTSTSPNAEMANSMLKAALATTTDEERRHLVIHSDCGCHYRWPEWISICEKAGIMRSMSRKGCSPDNSRMEGFFGTMKVEMLYGRDWAGVTLDELKERIDAYIERYNKTRIKRSLGSMSPLQYRQSLGLAA is encoded by the coding sequence TTGGAGGATGGCGTGTACTCCCTTGAGCAGAGGACAAGAGCGGTCGAGCTCTATATCAAGTATGGTTTTAAAGCCACGGCTACGATACGCGAGTTGGGATATCCAAGCCGGGCACAGCTTGTAGGATGGTATCGGGAATGGCAGGACAACGGAGGCGCGCTCAGGGGGCGCAACCTAGAACGCTACTCAGAAGGGCAAAGGCGGGCCGCCGTCAACCACTATCTGGAGCACGGCCGCTGCAACGCCTATACGAGACGCGAGCTGGGATACCCCGGAAGTACGCAAAAGCTCAGAGAGTGGATAGACGAGCTGGCACCTGGCGAGAGGCGGACAGCCGAGCCCAGGACGTTCACTCTCGAAGAGAAGCAGAAAGCCGTGACAGCGCTTGTCAGACGAGCCGGAAGCGCGCAACAGATCGCCGACGAGGTCGGCTCCACGCGTTGTACCCTCTACAAGTGGAAGCGAGAGCTATTGCCTGAGAAGGAGCCCCCGATGCCCGACACAAGCAACGCCGTCTCAAATGGCGCGTCCGACGCCGGAGCCGCCAGAGCGGCTCCCGTCACGCAGACAGAAATAGATGCCCTCGAGGCCAGGAAGGCCGAACTCGAGAAAGAGCTGCGCCAACTCGAGCTCAAGCGCGACATCCTGGAGGGCGCCCTCGAGATCCTGGGAAAAGGGACGGGCGCCGACCCGGCAAACGAGCTCACGAACAGGGAGAAGACTCTGCTGATTGAGTCGCTGCGCCCCAAATGGAGGCTGTGCGAGCTTCTCTCGGCGCTCGACATGGCCCGATCGAGCCACCAGTACCAACTCTCGGCCATCGCCGCCGGGGACAGGGACGCCGGGGCGCGGGAGCTGGTCTGCGCCGTCTTCAACGCCAACGACGGCGCCTACGGAAGGCGCCGCATCCACGACGAGCTCGAGGCACGAGGACATGTCATCGGCGAGCGCAGGATAGGGCGAATAATGGCTGAGGAGAAGCTCGAGGCGCACGGCAAGGCAAAGCCCGGGAAGGCCTACAGCTCCTACAAGGGCGAGGTCTCGGAACACCCCGGCAACAAGGTCTGCCAGGACTTCGAAGCCGGACTTCCCAACTTCCTATGGCTCACCGACGTCACGCAGCTCTCGATACCGGCCGGCAAGCTCTATCTGAGCCCGGTTTTGGACTGCTTCGACGGCGCCATCGTAAGCTGGACGACCTCGACCTCGCCCAACGCCGAGATGGCCAACTCCATGCTCAAGGCGGCTTTGGCCACTACGACAGACGAGGAGCGCCGCCATCTCGTGATCCATTCGGACTGCGGCTGCCACTACCGCTGGCCCGAGTGGATCTCCATCTGCGAGAAGGCCGGCATCATGCGCTCCATGTCGCGCAAGGGGTGCAGCCCTGACAACTCCCGCATGGAGGGCTTTTTCGGCACCATGAAGGTCGAGATGCTCTATGGCAGGGACTGGGCGGGCGTCACGTTGGATGAGCTCAAGGAGAGGATAGACGCCTATATAGAGCGTTACAACAAGACGAGGATCAAGCGCTCGCTGGGCTCGATGAGCCCCCTACAATACAGGCAGAGCTTGGGCCTCGCAGCCTAG
- a CDS encoding ATP-binding protein, whose protein sequence is MPQTSPGRGASQAAFRGAARAPSVSGDTMDALLASATPGRAAACTAMPESEIARRDRTKGARLLRQARFPVPKAPDVFDRPSVALPDGWGRDGTCSLAFVRDAEDLVSCGQTGRGKTHMATALGIAATSAGYPAGFWQTARPVPRLGKAKREGTPDGPLADVAKARLVILGEFGHVPFDVDGARPPCQVISDSHECRSIVFTTNVEFSRWGTVLAGDELAAAIVDRVARHGRLVEFGGPSHRPGESLMLGKSGR, encoded by the coding sequence ATGCCGCAGACGAGCCCGGGGCGCGGGGCCTCGCAGGCCGCCTTCCGTGGGGCGGCCAGGGCGCCCTCCGTATCGGGCGACACGATGGATGCCCTCCTCGCCTCCGCGACGCCGGGGCGGGCGGCGGCATGCACGGCGATGCCCGAGTCGGAGATCGCCCGCCGCGACAGGACGAAGGGGGCGAGGCTGCTCCGGCAGGCGAGGTTCCCCGTGCCCAAGGCGCCCGACGTCTTCGACCGGCCGAGCGTGGCCCTCCCCGACGGCTGGGGGCGCGACGGGACGTGCTCGCTGGCATTCGTGCGCGACGCCGAGGACCTCGTCTCCTGCGGCCAGACGGGGCGCGGCAAGACCCACATGGCCACGGCCCTCGGCATCGCGGCGACCTCGGCGGGCTACCCGGCGGGGTTCTGGCAGACCGCGCGGCCGGTGCCCCGGCTGGGGAAGGCCAAGAGGGAGGGCACGCCCGACGGGCCGCTCGCGGACGTCGCGAAGGCCCGGCTGGTGATCCTGGGCGAGTTCGGCCACGTGCCCTTCGACGTGGACGGCGCGCGGCCGCCCTGCCAGGTCATATCCGACAGCCACGAGTGCCGGAGCATCGTGTTCACCACCAACGTGGAGTTCTCCAGGTGGGGCACGGTCCTCGCGGGCGACGAGCTGGCCGCGGCGATCGTCGACAGGGTCGCGCGCCACGGCAGGCTCGTCGAGTTCGGCGGGCCCAGCCACAGGCCCGGGGAGAGCCTCATGCTGGGGAAGTCTGGGAGGTAG
- the sufC gene encoding Fe-S cluster assembly ATPase SufC produces the protein MSEKLLDVTGLSAGTETKPILHDINLGVGAGETHVLMGPNGAGKSTLGHVIMGDPIYKVSSGTITFGGENITDLSADKRSLAGVFLSYQAPVEVPGVPLYSFLRTITQMRPELKTGARTFRKRIAEISEQLDIPESFLTRELNVGFSGGEKKKVEMLQLLLLKPRLAILDETDSGLDVDALSVVSHGIEAYRRTCDGALLMITHNTRILERLDVDRTHVMVKGRLVADGPASLIGDIDVNGFARFEGEEAQAEEAEA, from the coding sequence ATGTCCGAAAAGCTGCTCGATGTGACGGGGCTCTCGGCAGGAACCGAGACCAAGCCCATCCTTCACGACATCAACCTCGGCGTTGGCGCGGGCGAGACCCACGTGCTCATGGGCCCCAACGGCGCCGGCAAGTCCACGCTCGGCCATGTGATCATGGGTGACCCCATCTACAAGGTCTCATCCGGCACCATCACCTTTGGTGGCGAGAACATCACGGACCTCTCTGCCGACAAGCGCTCGCTCGCGGGCGTCTTCCTCTCCTACCAGGCACCCGTGGAGGTGCCGGGCGTGCCGCTGTACAGCTTCCTGCGCACCATCACCCAAATGCGCCCCGAGCTCAAGACGGGTGCCCGCACGTTCCGCAAGCGCATCGCAGAGATCTCGGAGCAGCTGGACATTCCGGAGAGCTTCCTCACCCGCGAGCTCAACGTGGGCTTCTCCGGGGGCGAGAAGAAGAAGGTCGAGATGCTGCAGCTCCTGCTGCTCAAGCCTCGTCTCGCCATCCTCGACGAGACCGACTCCGGCCTGGACGTGGATGCGCTCTCCGTGGTGTCCCACGGCATCGAGGCCTATCGCCGCACGTGCGATGGCGCACTGCTCATGATCACGCACAACACGCGCATCCTCGAGAGGCTCGACGTCGATCGCACGCACGTGATGGTGAAGGGCCGCCTGGTGGCCGATGGCCCGGCCTCCCTCATCGGTGACATCGACGTCAACGGCTTCGCCCGCTTCGAGGGCGAAGAGGCCCAGGCCGAGGAGGCCGAGGCATAG
- the sufB gene encoding Fe-S cluster assembly protein SufB — MSDIIQRPELDEKGRTKVTDVDRSLYDFRMSEEGYERYADGLTPDIVRSISHKKDEPQWMLDLRLKALEVYHDRAMATNWGPDISGLDMDHISTYVSAGTKQARDWDDVPKDIKDTFERLGIPEAERESLAGVGAQYDSEIVYHNMREEVAKSGVIYTTIEDALHDPEWEPVVREYFGTLIPLCDHKFAALHYAVWSGGSFVYVPAGVRVDYPLQSYFRLNASGAGQFEHTLIVVEEGADLHFIEGCSAPKYYEANLHAGAVELFVRDGARLRYSTIENWSKNMYNLNTKRAKVGAGAKMEWVSGSFGSHVSYLYPTTILEGANSTCEFTGITFAGATQDLDTGCKVILNGANTTASVDTKSISKDGGLNTFRSSVVVGRHADNARATVSCQSLMLDDISRSDTIPAMDVRNSTASVGHEATIGRISDDTILYLMSRGCSEAEARSMVVNGFANPVSKELPLEYAVEMNNLIKLEMEGAIG, encoded by the coding sequence ATGAGCGACATCATCCAAAGGCCCGAGCTCGACGAGAAGGGCCGTACCAAGGTGACCGACGTCGACCGCTCGCTTTACGACTTCAGGATGTCCGAGGAAGGCTACGAGCGCTACGCCGACGGCCTCACCCCTGATATCGTGCGCTCCATCAGCCACAAGAAGGACGAGCCCCAGTGGATGCTCGACCTGCGCCTGAAGGCCCTCGAGGTGTATCACGACCGCGCCATGGCAACCAACTGGGGGCCCGACATCTCGGGCCTGGACATGGACCACATCTCCACCTACGTGAGCGCCGGCACGAAGCAGGCGCGCGACTGGGACGACGTTCCCAAGGACATCAAGGACACCTTCGAGCGGCTGGGCATCCCCGAGGCGGAGCGTGAGAGCCTCGCCGGCGTGGGCGCCCAGTATGACTCAGAGATCGTCTACCACAACATGCGCGAGGAGGTCGCCAAGTCGGGCGTCATCTACACCACGATCGAGGACGCCCTGCACGATCCTGAGTGGGAGCCCGTCGTGAGGGAGTACTTCGGCACGCTCATCCCCCTGTGCGACCACAAGTTCGCCGCGCTGCACTATGCCGTGTGGTCCGGTGGCTCCTTCGTGTACGTGCCCGCCGGCGTGCGCGTGGACTACCCGCTGCAGAGCTACTTCCGCCTCAATGCCTCCGGCGCGGGGCAGTTCGAGCACACGCTCATCGTCGTGGAGGAGGGCGCCGACCTCCACTTCATCGAGGGGTGCTCTGCGCCCAAGTACTATGAGGCGAACCTCCACGCCGGTGCGGTGGAACTCTTCGTGAGGGACGGCGCGCGCCTGCGCTACTCCACGATCGAGAACTGGTCCAAGAACATGTACAACCTCAACACCAAGCGTGCCAAGGTGGGCGCCGGGGCCAAGATGGAGTGGGTCTCCGGCTCGTTTGGCAGCCACGTGAGCTACCTCTACCCCACCACCATCCTCGAGGGAGCCAACTCCACCTGCGAGTTCACGGGCATCACGTTCGCCGGCGCCACGCAGGACCTGGACACCGGCTGCAAGGTCATCCTCAATGGTGCCAACACCACCGCCTCCGTGGACACCAAGTCCATCTCCAAGGACGGCGGTCTCAACACCTTCAGGAGTTCCGTCGTGGTGGGGCGCCATGCGGACAACGCGCGCGCAACGGTCAGCTGCCAGTCGCTCATGCTGGATGACATCAGCCGCTCCGACACCATACCTGCCATGGATGTGCGCAACAGCACGGCCTCGGTGGGTCATGAGGCCACCATCGGCCGCATCTCGGACGACACGATCCTCTACCTCATGAGCCGCGGCTGCTCCGAGGCCGAGGCGCGCTCCATGGTGGTCAACGGCTTTGCCAACCCCGTCTCGAAGGAGCTGCCGCTCGAGTACGCCGTCGAGATGAACAACCTGATCAAGCTCGAGATGGAAGGGGCGATCGGCTGA
- a CDS encoding heavy metal translocating P-type ATPase produces MDERESRVLLARIIVAAVLLVAAVALTRLVALPLWGSLLLFAIPYLVVGYDVLQEAWEGICEGDPFDEDLLMSLATLGALCIGFFPGSEPEFAEAVFVMLFFQVGELIEELAEGTSTRSIAHLMEIRPDSANLERDGSVVVVRPEEVRVGDVVVVRPGERVPLDGQVVEGTSSLNTVALTGESVPRDVTVGEGVASGCVNVSGVLRVRVEKPFGDSTANRILDLVQNASEHKSTSEGFITRFAHVYTPVVVLLALVAAFVPPLFTGDYLASFPTWLNRALTFLVVSCPCALVISVPLTFFGGIGGASRHGILIKGSNYLEALARTDTVVFDKTGTLTRGVFDVRAVHPTCMAGLETGGSEAERLHLLHLAAHVEHFSTHPIADALRAAYPDVDDDCTVSDVQESAGRGIVATVNGRRVAVGTGALMEAEGARWHQCERVGTVIHVSIDGAYAGHILIADEVKDDAAAAVRDLSAAGVRRTVMLTGDRHEVADDVARRLGIATCLSELLPEGKVAAVERLLKEEDARHTLAFVGDGINDAPVLARSDVGIAMGAMGSDAAIDAADVVLMDDRPSKIATAIRRAHRTLRIAHENTWFAIGVKIVVLALATFGLAPMWLAVFADVGVMVLAVLNATRALR; encoded by the coding sequence ATGGACGAGAGGGAGAGCCGCGTGCTCCTGGCACGCATCATCGTGGCGGCCGTCCTGCTGGTGGCCGCAGTCGCACTCACGAGGCTGGTCGCGCTGCCGCTCTGGGGCAGCCTGCTGCTGTTCGCCATCCCGTACCTGGTGGTGGGCTACGACGTGCTCCAGGAGGCCTGGGAGGGCATATGCGAGGGCGATCCCTTCGACGAGGACTTGCTCATGTCGCTCGCCACCCTGGGCGCACTGTGCATCGGCTTCTTTCCGGGCTCCGAGCCCGAGTTCGCCGAGGCCGTGTTCGTGATGCTGTTCTTCCAGGTGGGAGAGCTCATCGAGGAGCTGGCTGAGGGTACCAGCACCCGTTCCATCGCACACCTCATGGAGATTCGCCCGGACAGCGCCAACCTCGAGCGCGACGGTTCCGTCGTGGTCGTGAGGCCCGAGGAGGTCCGGGTTGGTGACGTGGTGGTCGTCCGCCCGGGCGAGCGCGTGCCCCTGGACGGGCAGGTGGTCGAAGGCACGTCCAGCCTCAACACCGTCGCGCTCACGGGCGAGTCCGTCCCGCGTGACGTGACGGTAGGCGAGGGCGTCGCGAGCGGATGCGTGAACGTCTCCGGTGTGCTGCGCGTGCGTGTGGAGAAGCCCTTTGGCGACTCCACGGCCAACAGGATCCTCGACCTCGTGCAGAACGCGAGTGAGCACAAGAGCACGTCCGAGGGCTTCATCACGCGATTTGCGCACGTCTATACGCCTGTCGTCGTGCTGCTTGCCCTCGTGGCTGCGTTTGTCCCACCCCTCTTTACGGGCGACTACCTGGCCAGCTTCCCCACATGGCTCAACCGTGCCCTCACGTTCCTCGTGGTCTCGTGCCCCTGCGCACTCGTCATCAGCGTGCCGCTCACGTTCTTTGGTGGCATTGGCGGCGCGTCGCGTCACGGCATCCTGATCAAGGGCTCCAACTACCTGGAGGCCCTCGCACGGACGGACACCGTCGTCTTCGACAAGACCGGCACCCTCACACGTGGCGTGTTTGACGTGCGTGCCGTACACCCCACATGCATGGCGGGGCTCGAGACCGGGGGCAGCGAGGCCGAGCGCCTACACCTGCTTCACCTGGCTGCCCATGTGGAGCATTTCTCCACGCACCCCATCGCGGACGCCCTGCGCGCCGCCTACCCGGACGTGGATGACGACTGTACGGTCAGTGACGTGCAGGAGAGCGCGGGCAGGGGCATCGTGGCCACGGTGAACGGCAGGCGCGTTGCCGTGGGCACCGGCGCGCTCATGGAGGCCGAGGGCGCGCGGTGGCATCAGTGCGAGCGTGTGGGCACCGTCATCCACGTGTCCATCGACGGCGCCTATGCGGGGCACATCCTCATCGCGGACGAGGTCAAGGACGATGCCGCTGCCGCCGTCCGCGACCTCTCGGCCGCGGGCGTGAGGCGCACGGTCATGCTCACGGGCGACCGCCATGAGGTCGCGGACGACGTGGCCAGGCGGCTGGGCATCGCCACCTGCCTCTCCGAGCTGCTGCCCGAGGGCAAGGTGGCCGCGGTGGAGCGTCTGCTCAAGGAGGAGGACGCCCGCCACACGCTCGCCTTCGTGGGCGATGGCATCAACGACGCCCCCGTGCTGGCCCGCTCCGACGTGGGCATCGCCATGGGCGCCATGGGATCCGATGCCGCCATCGATGCGGCAGACGTGGTGCTCATGGATGACAGGCCGTCCAAGATTGCCACGGCCATACGGCGCGCCCACCGTACGTTGAGGATAGCCCATGAGAACACCTGGTTTGCCATCGGCGTCAAGATCGTCGTGCTGGCGCTGGCGACGTTCGGCCTTGCCCCCATGTGGCTCGCCGTCTTCGCCGACGTGGGCGTGATGGTGCTCGCCGTCCTCAACGCCACCCGCGCGCTGCGCTAG
- a CDS encoding Cof-type HAD-IIB family hydrolase → MYRVIASDMDETFLDRGHAIPPANIDAIARMREQGMLFVPASGRPYDSILASLDGMPRNLLEGSYVISFNGGCITRVGDDGPIVSASLPFAKLKALFDYGTTLDVGIHVYELSGTVRTWNIDEEETAYLRGHMDTRPLAKPSVSPLATSPCAKILYCLPGGIDRLRDILATMPAGLLEGIAPTFSSERYLEFNPAGVDKGTGLARLADLVGVPLSETIACGDADNDIAMLRAAGVGVAVANANDATRAQADYRATATCDDGVIAEVWEHFCASA, encoded by the coding sequence ATGTACCGCGTAATCGCCAGCGACATGGACGAGACCTTCCTGGACAGGGGCCACGCCATCCCCCCAGCCAACATCGATGCCATCGCACGCATGAGGGAGCAGGGGATGCTCTTTGTCCCGGCATCGGGCAGGCCGTACGACTCCATCCTCGCGTCCCTCGACGGCATGCCCCGCAACCTACTTGAAGGCTCCTATGTCATCTCCTTCAACGGCGGCTGCATCACGCGGGTGGGTGACGATGGTCCCATCGTCTCGGCCTCCCTGCCCTTTGCCAAGCTCAAGGCCCTCTTCGACTACGGCACCACGCTGGACGTGGGCATCCATGTCTACGAGCTCTCGGGCACGGTGCGCACCTGGAACATCGACGAGGAGGAGACGGCGTACCTGCGTGGCCACATGGACACCAGACCACTCGCAAAGCCCAGCGTCAGCCCCCTCGCAACCAGCCCCTGCGCCAAGATCCTCTACTGTCTCCCCGGCGGGATCGACCGGCTGCGCGACATCCTGGCCACGATGCCAGCGGGACTCCTCGAGGGCATAGCACCCACCTTCTCGTCCGAGCGCTACCTGGAGTTCAACCCGGCGGGAGTGGACAAGGGAACGGGCCTCGCGCGCCTGGCAGACCTTGTGGGAGTCCCCCTGTCCGAGACGATAGCCTGCGGTGACGCCGACAACGACATCGCCATGCTCAGGGCAGCCGGCGTGGGCGTGGCCGTCGCCAACGCAAACGATGCCACAAGGGCGCAGGCGGACTACCGCGCCACGGCCACCTGTGATGACGGTGTCATCGCCGAGGTATGGGAGCACTTCTGTGCCAGCGCATGA
- a CDS encoding bile acid:sodium symporter family protein, giving the protein MAVAGNLWRRLGSLIARHMIIVMPCCLALGILRPEWFVPLRPLVGPLFMVMAFQGALGNSVARVRETFAHPLPLVLILLFSHVGMPLIAFGVGHALFGASPAVVSGLTLEYAVPVATSSILWISLYGGDISLGLSAVLLSALVSPVTIPLAMQLLVGTSVQIDVAGMVRELAVLVAVPAVAGTTLNDATHGWGARTLAPALAPLARILLVLIVTTNTTGISSLMLHLTPLLVGVLAFSGVLCTLGYLLGLLLARGTHQPRDRFVSMTFASAMKNISAGAVIAVGSLPADALFPVMAGTLFQQFLAAAFGSRMGRALEGGGNVGEECLVHRAL; this is encoded by the coding sequence ATGGCGGTGGCAGGGAACCTATGGAGGCGTCTGGGGTCGCTCATTGCGCGCCACATGATCATCGTGATGCCCTGCTGCCTGGCGCTGGGTATCCTTCGACCCGAGTGGTTCGTGCCGTTGCGTCCCCTCGTGGGGCCCCTGTTCATGGTCATGGCGTTTCAGGGGGCACTGGGCAACAGCGTCGCACGGGTGCGCGAGACGTTTGCCCATCCGCTGCCGCTCGTGCTCATCCTGTTGTTCTCCCACGTGGGCATGCCACTCATCGCGTTTGGGGTGGGGCATGCGCTCTTTGGCGCGAGCCCGGCTGTCGTCTCGGGTCTCACGCTGGAGTATGCGGTACCGGTGGCAACCTCCAGCATCCTCTGGATCAGCCTGTACGGGGGCGACATCTCGCTGGGCCTCTCGGCGGTGCTGCTCTCGGCGCTCGTCAGTCCCGTCACCATCCCCCTTGCCATGCAGCTGCTGGTGGGGACTTCCGTGCAGATTGACGTGGCGGGCATGGTGCGCGAGCTCGCGGTGCTCGTCGCCGTGCCCGCGGTGGCAGGCACGACGCTCAATGACGCCACGCATGGCTGGGGAGCCCGCACGCTTGCGCCCGCATTGGCACCGCTCGCACGCATCCTGCTCGTGCTCATCGTGACCACCAACACCACGGGCATCTCGTCACTCATGCTGCATCTGACGCCCCTGCTCGTGGGGGTCCTGGCGTTCTCGGGCGTGCTCTGTACGCTGGGGTACCTGTTGGGCCTGCTGCTCGCGCGAGGTACCCACCAGCCGCGCGACCGCTTCGTGAGCATGACATTTGCGAGTGCGATGAAGAACATCTCCGCCGGTGCCGTCATCGCAGTGGGCAGCCTGCCCGCAGACGCCCTCTTTCCCGTGATGGCGGGCACGCTCTTCCAGCAGTTCCTTGCCGCGGCGTTTGGCTCCAGGATGGGAAGGGCGCTGGAGGGTGGCGGCAACGTCGGCGAGGAATGCCTCGTGCACCGTGCGCTGTAG
- a CDS encoding SufB/SufD family protein, protein MDTAYATLERVNTPPAQTWNYLKIDETTLRLPVPTSTGEVPARLPQLFGTVEDGIGPEATQWVERSAGDSHYIEVPRNAVRERPIVLEAEAARGAVRDTGVMLREGSEATVVLVSRGTNDAETTSANLARIVCEGNVRLTVVEIVALGEGGTHLEGLGIAAGAHTTVKLRQYALGGRNVALGLGVSLLGDGARLELETRYFARGQERLDVNHVVRQRGHDTRADLHARGLLDDGAHKTMRETIDLAHGAKGSRGNETETVLVLGDDVVNKTLPVILCDEDDVQGNHGASIGSVGPEQLGYLANRGLAEDEAYALHARAIFDDAVIHARCDTGRDAVLTRARAVLGDEIAGDLAEALEL, encoded by the coding sequence ATGGACACCGCCTATGCCACGCTCGAACGCGTCAACACCCCACCGGCACAGACCTGGAACTACCTCAAGATCGACGAGACCACGCTCAGGCTGCCCGTCCCCACGAGCACGGGAGAGGTGCCCGCGCGCCTGCCCCAGCTCTTTGGCACGGTGGAGGACGGCATTGGGCCCGAGGCCACACAGTGGGTGGAGCGCTCCGCCGGTGACTCCCACTACATCGAGGTCCCTCGCAACGCCGTGCGCGAGCGTCCCATCGTCCTGGAGGCCGAAGCCGCCAGGGGTGCCGTGCGCGACACGGGCGTCATGCTGCGCGAGGGCTCTGAGGCCACCGTCGTGCTCGTGAGCCGTGGCACGAACGACGCCGAGACCACCTCTGCCAACCTGGCGCGCATCGTGTGCGAGGGCAACGTCAGGCTCACGGTGGTGGAGATCGTCGCCCTCGGGGAGGGCGGCACGCACCTCGAGGGGCTCGGCATCGCAGCCGGCGCGCACACCACCGTCAAGCTTCGTCAGTATGCCCTCGGTGGCCGCAACGTCGCCCTGGGGCTCGGCGTGAGCCTCCTGGGGGACGGTGCCCGTCTCGAGCTGGAGACCCGCTACTTTGCCAGGGGGCAGGAGCGCCTCGACGTCAACCACGTCGTGCGCCAGCGTGGCCATGACACCCGCGCCGACCTGCATGCACGTGGCCTCTTGGACGACGGCGCCCACAAGACCATGCGCGAGACCATCGACCTCGCCCACGGCGCCAAGGGCTCCCGGGGCAACGAGACCGAGACCGTGCTCGTCCTTGGTGACGACGTGGTCAACAAGACCCTGCCCGTCATCCTCTGCGACGAGGACGACGTCCAGGGCAACCACGGCGCCTCCATCGGTTCGGTTGGCCCCGAGCAGCTGGGTTACCTTGCCAACCGCGGCCTTGCCGAGGACGAGGCGTATGCCCTGCATGCGCGCGCCATCTTCGACGATGCCGTCATTCACGCGCGCTGCGATACGGGACGCGACGCTGTGCTCACCCGTGCCCGAGCGGTGCTCGGCGACGAGATCGCCGGCGACCTCGCGGAGGCGTTGGAGCTCTAA